A stretch of DNA from Triticum dicoccoides isolate Atlit2015 ecotype Zavitan chromosome 2A, WEW_v2.0, whole genome shotgun sequence:
GAACTAATGCAGCTTGATGATTTTGTACAATCTTTTGGTAGAAAGAATGCTCCAATAAAATCCCTTTTGCTTGATCAGGTATGATCTTAAGCTCCATACTCCGCTCAAACTGCTTGTCTGAATCAGAAGGAGTTATCCATATTATATTCAGTTATCCATATTATATTCAAAACTCAGTTATGAGCTTATAAGAAAGTGTTGTCAAACAACTAAAGAAATTTCTTGGCTTCGTTTCCAAATATTTCTAAACCTCAAGCACTGGTTAACATTTTTTACCAGTTAATTTATAGATTGTGGTTTAAGATAATCATGCAGTTGCCTCAGCACCAGCCACACACAGCCATCCCTTTCATTCTTATTGTCAAGATATTTTTTAGCACAAAAACCTTTTAATTATGCCAATTCTTACACCCCCTTTGTTGAATCATCTTTGCAGAGCTTTATGTCAGGAATTGGCAACTGGATGGCAGATGAGGTGCTTTATCAGGTCTGTTTCCCTGACATTGCTAAAACTGCTTTGCTAGATAAAATTATAAGAGGCATTATAGTCTTTTAGTTTTTCTATCCTCTGTATTAATGCCTACTGCATAGAATGTATCATAGTTCTACTCTAGTGAGGTGATTTGTTATAAAGATCAATCGTATTTGTCTAATGATAGGTATAATGTATCTCTTGGGCAAAATAGCCATATGTCATGGCTACTGTTCACACATGTGTTAGTACACCTCACCATCAGCAAATTCCTATTCATCAAGTCACATGGACTCTCTACTCTGTAAAGAAAGGCTAATTTGTGAGGTACTATAGAAAATTGACCCAAACTTGAGCATGCCCTCTAGCTACACACAGCCAgggacaaggtgaagccttgttatCCCCTTCGCCTTAACACTGATTCCAATTGCTATCTTCATCCACCTATCCCGTGCACCTGTGCTCATAAGTTTGGGCATCCACAGTTTTGCAAAACTGACGTGCTATTACTGTGGTACCATTTTTGTGTAAATCTTGAAGTTTCACCTTTTGCTTGATCTGGGTATAGGCAAGGATCCATCCTATGCAAACTTCATCGAAGATATCCAAGGAGAAGTGCAAGGCACTCCATCGGTGCATCAAAGAGGTTAGCTCGTGAACTGCGGTTGACCTGCAGTGTTATCCTTTGACCTTTGCTGGAAATGGATTTCAGTTGCAAAATAGTGAAAGACATCAATCCATTAAAATTTGGATGTTTGTTGTTTGTCCTGTAAAGCAATTAGCATGCAAAAGTAATCTTTTTATGTACTATTCTATATACACTAACCACATACTGATATTGaacaaatttcagaaaatttgAATGTCAGATATTATTTTCTGCCACTTGCTTTGTTGTGCTTGTGCATGTGCTTGCACAGAGGCTTGAGTTGAATTACAACTGTAGGAGTCTGCTTTACCTGTACAATACTTGATCCCCATGCAATAAAACTAGTGACATTTCTAGCATGGCTGCAGTTATCTTTGTCCCTCCTTGTGCATGTTATTATGGTGGCAATTGTACTATATGGAAATCATGGTTTGCCTGTCTCTGGCAATTCTCCATAGGTGATTGAAAAATCCGTTGAAGTTGGTGCTGACAGCAACGAATTTCCAGAGAACTGGATATTTCATTCTAGGGAGAAGAAACCCGGCGAGGCCTTTGTGGATGGTCCGACAATTTACTCTTCCTCTCTTCTTTTCTGGTGTATACAGCACACCCGTGTTGTCTATCAGTGTTGAACGTTGCATTTGCTGCATGCAGGGAGGAAAATCGACTTTGTTACAGTAGGCGGCAGGGTAAGATGCAGACTGAGCTCACCGTACTATGCCTTTCTTTTTGCGCGCTGTGTTTTTTCGGACTTGCTGTGTTGTGCTCTTGCTCACGCTGTTGTTTGTTCAGACGTCGGCGTACGTTCCAGAGCTGCAGATGCTGGATGGGGCTGATGCTGCAGCAGCAAACAGGTCAAAGAAAGGCAGAGACAAGGCAGAGGAAAATGTGGGCAAAACATCCAAGAAAGGCCAGAAGGCTGCTCTGAAGGAAGGGGGGAAGGCGGCACAGAAGACAGCtgttgatgaagaggaagaggatgataaaCCAGCAAAGCGAAGAGCCAAGGGGGCAAAGGCCCTACCGAAGAAAGTGGGTAATACTCGTGCTGATGATCACGAGGAgggagaagatgaagatgaagagttGAAGCCCGCCAAGAGGGGGAGGAAGCGACCAGCAAAGGGCCCATCGAAGAAAGAAGGTTGTTCTTCAGACGATGAAGACTTGGCTGGCAAGGAAGAGACTGTGGTTGCGGCAAAGAGGCCGCAGAGGAAGAAGCGGTGAGCCGATCTAGGGAGGGATTTCCACCTTGTCTGGCCCTTTGCTTTGCAGTGTAGAAACTGGCACTACTAGATGAACTTCCACCCGGGAAGGAAGACGCCTGGGCTGTTGCTCGACGCGACTAGATCCTGGCCATTTAGTTGTTTTATGCGCAGATTGGTCGACGCCTCTATCTAACCCGTGTGGCGATGCGAGACTGGCTGCGTGAGCAAGTGGCTGTTCAGCTGGGAGTTGTAACTGAACAAGATTCGGTCTGAAATAGAACCTGAAAactgccttcctcttcttcttcatctccaATTTTTACCTGTCAACATAAATGCACAAACCGAAGCCTGGGTTCGTGTTCGATTTGCTAGGCCGTGGCTGAGGGCGAACCCGCTACGTTGGCCAATAATAATTAAGAGACCTCCACTGCAGAAGACCCTTTGGAGATGGGCAATTACAGGTGTTTCTTAAATAAAATTACAGGTGTTTCTTAAAAAAAAACTCGCTCACTCAAGAAAAAAAGGGCCCTGGTTCGCTTGGTTTTTTATTTCCCTGGTTCACTCAGTTTGCCCGGGTTTTCTATTAAAAAACTTGGTTTGGTCGGGTCCTAATTGACCATTCGCTGTGGACCGTTTACAAGAGACCACGTTGGCTGTTGATTTTTTTTTTcagaatgttcatgaattcaaaaaagttcatgcaataaaaaataaaaaaatagaaaagtttCATAatcttgaaaaaaagttcacggctttaaaataaaaaatcatgaattcataaaaggttcatcaatttgaaaaatgttcacaaatctGGAAAAGTCCATTGATTTTGAAAtaaaaatcacaaatttgaaaaaacttcaacttgaaaaaagttcacgaactTAAAAAAAGTTATCCTACGTAATCAAATGCAAGTAGAAACAGTTGGTCATTACTAGGCCGTTAATTGTATCTTTAATTATTTCGCCGTAGTAGCTCTTAGACATGTCAGCACTCTATATAACTAATGATACCCCATGCGTTGCTGTGAAAATTGGTTGCAATATATTTTAATAAGATTTGGTTGTATCAAACATTAATATCTAAGTTAATAACGTGAGAATAAAAAATACATAAGCTTTATTGCATTTTTGCAATTGAATATAAGTTGCATAATTAAATAGAAAGCATGTTCGGTTTGGGACATGGAGTATTTgatcccgagctcatatgctcctgcatgaacagtaaaataaaaaatagtaaaaaatctgaaaaaaaaattaTGATGAACATTGATAAATTTTCTAACTTCGTGCAAAATTTTAGGTTGAAATGACATCGTGGAGGTCTAGGCAAAAAAGAAAACCGATGGTCCAAAAGACTATTGTTGGAAGTATTTTGGAGCATCGATTCTGTTATTTTTGCCCAAACCTCCACAAATGTCATTTCgacctgaaattttacacacagtTAGAACATTcatcatttattttattttattgttcatgcgggagcatatgagctcgggatcAAAAGAGCACTATCGGTTTGGATCGCCGTCTTACTTTGAAATACCCCTGTAAAAAATGCATCGCCCCGTCGTTTTGTTTTTGGCCCAAAATTACTCAGTGGCCGGTATGATACAAGTTAAACACCTCAGCACTAGATTATACCGTTCCCAAGCGCGCTTCAAGTGTCCAGCCTTGGTGCGTGTACGCGCAACTCGTTCATTCTAACTAATAGGTGTTGCAGGATGTTGAGGACGCGGGGCGGCTATATAAACTTGCGCCATCCATCACTCACACACAAAAAAGAGGGGCAAAAGTGTGGTGCTCTTGGTGTATGCATCGGGGCCGCCTCCTACTACGGCGACCGTGACGGGCCAACAAACCTTTGCTACGTTGTAGTCTGTACCAGGGCCGGCCCTAGCCCATGACGAAAGGCGGCGGCCTAAGGCCTACTCAAATAAGGGCCAAATACATGTACATTCTGAAATGCATTATAAAAATATTATGTATAATTATGAAAATATTATTTGTGAAACATAATATCAACACTAATGAATGGAtggatgcccccccccccccaaacttcACCATGTTATATTTATTCATTTTTTCTTTTATATTTAAGTACATGTGCCTTATCATCATTATTTGTTTCCTACGGTCACATATACATGTTGTATTAAGACTTTGTTTGTGAATTAAAAATACATGCTTGATGTTTATGCCTTTATAATAATTTTCATGATATGCAATATATATACCGGTAAAAATATTTATGTTACTATGTTATAGTTGGTAGGTCCATTATGCCTCATTCGCCGCACTAGGCTGTTCATAATGGTCGGGCCAGCCTGCTCCGCACCATCAACCTCGGTGATTTCTGGAGTATTTTCTTTCTAGTTTCTCGTATATTCTTTGTTTGTTCTCTTGATGTTCCTCTGATGCTTTATTTCAGCTTGCTACTGCGGTTATGGAACCGCCATCACAAGGCTGACCTTTTCATCACTCGTGTTATCGGCCAGCCAGGACTCGGGTTTCCACCCCGGTTGCGGTGTGTGCCTCGGAATGAGGTGCAAACACCCTACATGCAACAACGACGTCATGACGACAACATTCATGGACACCTACCACGGAGGCCCGTGTCAAGACACTGTCCTACTGAGCTACTATGCATTCTCTTCCATGGCCAAGCCCGGCAGGGAGCCTGAGCTGAGGGCGGCTCGCATAGTCGAAATCACACAGGAAGAGTAAGTCCACCGGGGCGCTCCCTTTTGAAGTTTTTGTTTatttataaactactccctccgtctcataatataagaatgtttttaagCTATGCTAGCTTAAAAAATATCCTTATATTACTGGACGGAGAGAGTAACAGATATGATTGCAGGTTTGACTGCTTATACTCCTGCCTAGTGGTGGAGGTACATGCAACTCAGGGGGTACCGCACCAGCCATGGTGGGATTACTGAAGTAAACAATGAAGGCTCAAGTTAACATAAGTTCTGTCATTTGGNNNNNNNNNNNNNNNNNNNNNNNNNNNNNNNNNNNNNNNNNNNNNNNNNNNNNNNNNNNNNNNNNNNNNNNNNNNNNNNNNNNNNNNNNNNNNNNNNNNNNNNNNNNNNNNNNNNNNNNNNNNNNNNNNNNNNNNNNNNNNNNNNNNNNNNNNNNNNNNNNNNNNNNNNNNNNNNNNNNNNNNNNNNNNNNNNNNNNNNNNNNNNNNNNNNNNNNNNNNNNNNNNNNNNNNNNNNNNNNNNNNNNNNNNNNNNNNNNNNNNNNNNNNNNNNNNNNNNNNNNNNNNNNNNNNNNNNNNNNNNNNNNNACGATAGCAGACCAGCTCCACTATGAGTCCTATTCTACGTTCTAGGGTACACAAATGTGAACATGCTTACCGTGCTATTCAAGGACTCCTTACCCTATTGTAGTTTCCATCATTTCTATTACTCTCCTATTCTCTATTACTTTTTCTAGTGCACTTAAATTATAGTATGATCCTTCTTGAAAATTTTCTTCCCGGTGAGCTTTTGCTTTGGAATGAAAATAACTTGCGGGCACATTCTCATAAATAGCTATACCATTTCCTAAGCTCTCTGCAGGGTCAATACTCTTACTTTGAATAGGCTACAAATCAaccatgtgcacttgcaggacatCACATTGTTCGACACTAGCAATTCCAGTCATGAGAATTTTTTTTGCGCGCCATTGGTAAAGAGGTTTGCTTAATGCTATGTGCTTGTCTCGTGTACATGGTGACAACACCATGCGAGAAATGTTAGAAGGATTCACAAGAAGGCAACATAGAAGATGGTTgtcgatgaagaggaagaggatgatgaaccAACAAAGCAAGCGATGATCCAATGGACATCGAAGAGAGTTGGTAATGCTTGTACTGATGATCATCCCGAGGAGTAGGACGAATGGTGAGAAAGATGAATGGAAGCCCGCCAGGATGGGGAGTAAGCGACCAACAGCGAAGGTCTTATCGAGGGAAGATGGCCGTTCTCCAGATGGTGATGAAGACTCGACAGGCAAGGAACGAACCTGGTTGTAGCGAAAAGACCAGAGGAAGATGCGGTGAGCTGATGTAAGGATTTCCGCTCTGGCTAGTACTTTTTCTTAGCAGTGCAGAAACTGGTTCATACTGGATGAACTTCCACCCAAGAAGGAAGCTGGCCCGGGCTCGTGCTCGGTGCGACTAGATCATGGCCCCGGTTAGTTCACATACCGAAGCCCCGGTTAGTTCACAAGTAGCAAGTAAATGAAAAATGAACTATGGTACGTCCATGTTGAAATATGTTGCATTCCGTACGTGTAGGAAGTTAGAGGTGTTGTAATCTTTGGTTATGTTTGTGTAAATATGGCTCTATCCGATGTATAGTTTCCTTAGGAGTCATTTCTAGATTGCAACAAAACCAAACTCATGTAGACAAAAATCTCTCTGAAGCTATTCATGGAATCTCCATATTCATGttgatttatgttgatgatattattgtcacaagCTCTTGTCCAAAGGTAGGCTCTTCACCATTATATGTGTGGTGATTTACAGATCCCTTGATAATCAGGCAGCAAGAAGCTTTTCGGCGCAATCCCAACTAAGATAAGTTAAGTTGTGATAGAGAAAAGGGGATGTTGAAATATGTTGTATTTCGTGCGTTAGGCAGTTAGAGTTGTTGTAATCTTTGGTCCTGTTTGTGCAAGATATGGCTCTATCCGATGTATAGTTTCCTTaaaggcatgtacaatggtgctatcttaggagtgccacgtatGATAAATAATGAGGTGaatgagagagaactcataagaaaagacttgtcttctcttatttaagagaagacaagatatGATCTCTTAGCACGATATGGCTCACCAtatttttaggaataactagttactgaagataaggctaagagatgacccattgtagatatGTTTTCTTGTCATCTCTAATTTAAATGCAAGATTTAAGATAAaaatatcttatcaaccattgtacatgcccttggaAGCCACGTCTTGATCACACCAGAACCAATCTACTGGAAACAGAGTTTTGTCTGTATAACACGTACGAGTCCCTGGTGCCGATATATACATCAAACGCTTGCACCAATTTCAGTCCGGTACCTCGTTTCTACTACCGCCGGATGCTTCAAGGGCGTACCTaacaagtacttcctccgttccaaattacttatcgtggttttagttcaatttgTATTAAACGTTCAGCTCGGCTGCTTGCCGGGCCTGTGGAGCAGACGCAGATGTGTTACTTTTGGCTGTGCCCGTGTATGCCATGGTCTGACGCAGAGCCCTATATTTTTGCCGCTTCtttgcattttttatttttatttttctgggGGATAATGTGAGTGCACCAGCTGACTAGCAAGAATATGAGCAGCTACATTAGCCTCTTTAGGACAATGACCAAAAGAAATTTGATCGAAATGATGACCACGCATAAAAAGCTACAAATTCTTCTTACGCTGCATAACTTGGAGCACATGCATGCAATACACACAAAATAGGATGCAACCGTTCGGCATGAACGATGAGATATATCAAAATCAAAATAGGATGCAGTTGGACCTTGCTTTGTTTCCGTTATTCCTGCTGCGCGGTGCAACCCGGCCACTTTGgtcctctttttctttccttttttgagaTTGCTTTTACGACGCTTGCCGGGTGGTGGTCGCTTTTGGGAGAAAAAGCAACATATCTCTTCTATTACATGTTTTGTATGCGCTACCGTCCCTTATTTtctatttgaactaaaaccacgacacttaatATGAATCAGAGAGAGTAACTTATTTGTATGGTTGTTTAAATTCCTAGACTTGGTGTCGATATCTGGCTTCAAGGTTGAATTCACTTTGTTGGACAAGTCATCATCGGGCTGCTTACATCTCCAGGCCGCATGCCGTCTTCTGGCCTTGGGCCTTAAGCCGGCCCATCTTTGAGTCGCCCCTCTGGCTCTGGCGTCTTGATCAGCCTGAACCGGCCCTTTCAAGGCGGGTTATACCACGGGGTTATATCCCTAACATGTAGGGTTCTGAATTCAACCTTCTTTTTGTCCAACAAAGTGGATATTTAAATGCATTGCGTTCAGTTCTAAACCCGTTTGTTTCCTTGATAGCTAGCCAAGGGATCATCATCCACATTGTTTCCCTAAGTTGCTTACAGCTTAATTTCATCCCCATTTACATGCCACTTACGTAGCTCAACCCAAACCGCAGCCAGGCACAAGAGGGAAACGAGATTAACCGCCCGGTTAAAATGTAACAATGTCATTTCAATAAATTTTGAATATCATCAAATCTAGGTTTGAACAGAAGCAGAAACCAACTCCATCCAGGTCTACTACAGCCAATGTCGGCTTATCCATTCAGTAAGAGGGGTGCCATGTGGTACCCCGCCGCCTATAGGTATAATTTCCACCTGCCCGTCGCGCCCTTGACGACGTTGCTTCTTGGGAGGAGGAAAAGAGGTGTTGCATGCTTGCTTTGCCGCTTATAACCCACTTGGTCTAGTAAAGGGGGGAACAGGGGAGGGGGGCATCCCTGCGGATTTCCACAGGAGCGCCGCTAGCGGCCTTGCGGGCGGTTGTTTAGGTGCCCAGCGCTGCCTTTTTACAGATGGGGCAAGTGTTCTTGATCACCAGCCACTGCTTGATGCACGCCGTGTGGAAGTAGTGCCCGCACTCCACCCTGCCCATGTCCTCGCCGTCGGCATAGTCTTCCTGCAAACACCGAAATAAGGTATGCTCAGTCAGTAAGTGAGCGAGCTATTTTTAAGTTTAAAAAACAATCTTTGAACAATAGTTAAATCATGTGGGCTCAAAAGTTCTAAACGATGACAATGTTCTCTCAAAGTGACTTAAAATCAAGCAAATTTACAGCGGCAAGTAAAGaaaatgtaagcttttgaattaccTGGCAAATACAGCATGGTTCAATAACTGTTGCAGGTTCCTCCAATGGTATGTGGAGATACTTCCACTGCTTCAAGCCACTCATTATTTTCTCCTCACTGAGTCCAGTACTTACATGCCCAATACGTTCACCAAGTGCCAACAGTTCCTGGATAAACCACAGCAAATTGCAGTAATTGAACACAAATTCAACAATGTCATACAAATGGTACCACTTAAACCACACTTTCAGGTCGCGGACTAGTTACAATGTACCACTCGTGTCAGCTCCAAACATGTAGTATAAAGGAATTAGTTACAGAGAACTATAAAAGCCTAGGACCATAGCCGATATAGCACTGGTCA
This window harbors:
- the LOC119352729 gene encoding formamidopyrimidine-DNA glycosylase-like; the encoded protein is MPELPEVEAARLALEEHCVGKRIVRCSAAEDTKVIDGVAPSRLEAALVGRTIAAARRKGKNLWLVLDSPPSPSFQFGMAGAIYIKGVELSKYKRSAVSPTEEWPSKYSKLFVELDDGLEFSFTDKRRFAKIRLLDNPEAVPPISELGPDALCELMQLDDFVQSFGRKNAPIKSLLLDQSFMSGIGNWMADEVLYQARIHPMQTSSKISKEKCKALHRCIKEVIEKSVEVGADSNEFPENWIFHSREKKPGEAFVDGRKIDFVTVGGRTSAYVPELQMLDGADAAAANRSKKGRDKAEENVGKTSKKGQKAALKEGGKAAQKTAVDEEEEDDKPAKRRAKGAKALPKKVGNTRADDHEEGEDEDEELKPAKRGRKRPAKGPSKKEGCSSDDEDLAGKEETVVAAKRPQRKKR